The genomic region GGGTTTGTCTTTTCCTCATTAAGGTAGTGATTTGTTATTGGTTAttggttattattttttattttttatctcctTCGTTCTGAAGGTTGATTCCTTAAgtcttataaatatataattctaCTTCCCATAAAATCTATGCACAAATTCTAACTCCAAAAATCTCCCTCTCTATAATGTCTGACTTAAGCACTGGAGACTCCCCGGGGGCTAACTCCGGTGGgatttttgataatttgtttcCCTTTTGTAGATGTTCACAATTCGAATGAGGTGTTCAGAGAAATCCAAAATTAGGAATAGCTCAAAGCTATAACCAAACAATGGgaatttggtcttttatttctCCCCGCTGTGAATTGTGTTTGTGGCTTCAGCGACAGGTGGGTAGGTGGAAACAAATAAGATAGGTTAAATCCCTTTTGGCCTTTTGAGCTCAAAGCTTGATTTCTGGGTTTTGCTTATCCTTTGACATGTCAATATGATAATACTTTTCCATGAAGAACCTCAAAATAGGGTTCAATGAGCAACGATGAATAACATTTAAAACTTGCCACAACATACAGGAGAAATTGATTTATATACTAAGAATTTAGGAATAAACCATAGCAAAAGGTAACTAAAGAACACTTTTCTCCCCCACTTGTAACTAGGCATCACTAGCATGAATCTTTCATTGTAAACATATTTAAGATTGGTGGAAGAGTCATTCATGTTAGGCAATGattcatggaaaaaaaaatacacaaaaataaacatttttataTCAAGATGGTCATCACCCACCAAAAATGGGAACATTGCGCACAGCAAACAAACAATATATAAACAACTTTCCAATCCTCAGTTACTAAGTACATAATAGAATCGTAGTatttaataatcaaaattattgtTGGCCTATTAGGTGTCTTTTGAGCTGaagatatttataattttaaaagagaagATAATCTCTTAAATCAGAACCACTTCTCAAGAATGTATCAAAAAAggggtaaaaaaatagaatcacTACATTTTGACGATTCAGTAAATCATCAAGGCATATTGCAATAAATAAGTTATACACCATGAAAATTTTGCTATTTAATAGGGCTATTGGTATCTTCGGAAAAGACAAAACAAGTCAGTTAAAAAGCAAAGAGATTGTGTCATACTTCAATTATAAATAGTAAATCTCTACTGAATCATGAATTTTCTGAATGCGGAATTAAGACTTCAATATTGAAAAGCATAGATTTGATCTTCAACTGAAAACAGATGTCTTTTGTGTTTCTTCCCCTCATGACTTGATTAACaattatcattctttttttttttttacgtctAAATTATCATTCTTAACAGTTCTTGTGTATCATTAATATTTGCTCAGTCTGTATCTCAAACTTTTTACATGATCTCAACCAACTCCAGACCAACCATAAAAATCTACACCATCTGAAATCTAATGActctttataaaaatataaataaaataaataattacagaTTGCTAATTAATAGAACAAATCATTTAGATTTTAGGGATTTCAATGAGAAAAAAGGAATGTTTAAGAGCTTATACATATGGTTATTGGAAATATCATTTTGGTTTTATACTCATGTTGAAGTAATCAGTAAGTACATAGTTGCATACTATGCAAATCATGGTACAATCCCGCtatatctttcttttattttctttttttcatgaattcttccaatattaaaatcTATGTGAAAATAAATTGGAAAGTTCCAGAAAGATTTTGGTAACCATAAGCAAAAGTGCAATTTGGGATAGAAATAAACTGAAATAAGTAACGTATGAGTTCTACTTCTACATGATGCTAAAGGGTCTAGCACCAGGGGAGTCAATTTCGTActggaggctgtaccggtttgaccaGTGAAAAGATATATTTCGGTACTGATCAATACCgatgtaccgtttcgggtttaccgttattttttatatttacaaatatatatatatatatatatatatatatgtgtgtgtgtgtgtgtgtgtgtgtgtgtgtgtgtgtgtgtctatatatattataataaatataaaagtttacagtaaaatatttcctcaattcagaacaaattattcatagttttagactttagtatcacttaaaagaaaaaatatatatataaaaaaaatagaaagcttaaaaGTGaccattgcatactaagaaaataaataatactaataagttagtgCAAATAAGTTATACTACTTTGCcctaacaaaaattcaaaaattacaaaacttaaaaaaaataagataaaatttgtaccggccggtaccggtattGCCTGAAATTAGCTGGTACAGCcagtatttaaaccggtacaaaatgttgttgtttCAACACCAGTATACATACTGGTACGGCCGGTAACTGTACAGTATTGACTACCTTATCCAATACTCAGTTTTCTAGAGCTTAATCTATGCTACTTAGCCTACCCAAAATATTGGAACACTAGGAGCCTAGGGCACATGTGAACGTGTCCAGCAGAGCCTTCTAAGCAATTAAAACCAAAATGCACGCTACAACCCCAGTGAACAatatgcttttatttatttatttgtttttttatggtttagtattataatgtttaaagtgatatataaataactatttttatttatttattatttattttatgggaaataccaaactatattaaaaagaagaggagTAAAACAAAGGTGTCAATAAAAGGGGGACATTCTTCTATCTATGTCATAAAATCTGTAATGCCTTTAGCATGATGAGCTAAGGTATGTGCCGGTTAGTTTGCTTGCCGCCTCACGTGTTGGATTTGAGTACGTCGGAAGTCTCGCAGCCGAAGAAGAGTGCCAGCAGTGATATCCACTATGGAGACCGGTGGAGTAGTGGAGCCAGCAATAGCGTCTGAAACCACACTTGAATCCGTCTCAAAAATAGCTTCCCTGATGCCAACATCCCATGGGAATAAGACAGCCTCGTCCATGGGTTTCCCCTCAGCTTCTAAGGGACCCAGCTGCAGTGGCAGGTGTTTACTAAGAGCTGCTATCACAGACCCCTCGTGATCACGGATTATGACGCCAATCCCAACAGCTTTAAGGTTCGGAAAAACTGCAGCATTAGAGTTAACTTTGTACCAGGGGTCAAGGGAGGGACCCATCGAGCATCAGCAGGTTCTTTGAGGTGAGGCCGTGGAAGATGAGCTAGCCGAAATTCTTCAAGTATTGACTGTGCCTTGTGAATGACCTATTGGCTGGTTTGTTTAGTGGACCCGAGCCTTGTTTTGTTGCAGTTATACCACATGCTCCAAGCCACGCGCAAGATAAGCTCAAGTAGATCACGTCCTGCATGCTGCACAAATATTAGGtaccaaataaaatcaataaagtCCCTGTAGTAGATTCCATGAGTGTCAAGTGGTATCCCTGTTGCTGTCAAAACCTCATGGGCCTTAGTGCACTCCCAGAATAGGTGACCACTTGTTTCTTTAGCCATGCCACAAGCTTTACAAGTTGCACTTTCCAACACACCCTGTTGAAATAAGTTCACTTTTGTTGGGAGGATGTTACGGCATGCCCTCCAAGCAAATGTCTTTATCTTGTTCGAAATGCCAAGGCTCCAAAGTGTGCGCCAGAAGGTT from Castanea sativa cultivar Marrone di Chiusa Pesio chromosome 11, ASM4071231v1 harbors:
- the LOC142616051 gene encoding uncharacterized protein LOC142616051 produces the protein MVAALLDEVTGEWKADLVKRVFLPDEAQAILSIPRSNKQANDCMVWAYTPKGVFTVNSAYKVALATSPSASTVGVYDTPAKETFWRTLWSLGISNKIKTFAWRACRNILPTKVNLFQQGVLESATCKACGMAKETSGHLFWECTKAHEVLTATGIPLDTHGIYYRDFIDFIWYLIFVQHAGLFPNLKAVGIGVIIRDHEGSVIAALSKHLPLQLGPLEAEGKPMDEAVLFPWDVGIREAIFETDSSVVSDAIAGSTTPPVSIVDITAGTLLRLRDFRRTQIQHVRRQAN